In Nostoc sphaeroides, the genomic window CGGTTTGCAAAATCACCGTCTTACCTGTCACGTCTGTATAAAGCGCTTGGGCTGGTACTGCCATAATTAGCCCTGTTTGCAGCGCCAGGGGAGCTAGTAACCGCCAAAAAGGTAAGGACTTATTCGATTTTTGTTCACTAGCAATCAAGTAATCCCGAAAAGTCACCTTATTGGAGAACTCGGCTTCGGGAGACAAGGGTTTATTTTTAGATTCAGAAGAAGTATTAGTCATGAGCGTAGTCCTAAAAAGCAGAGGTATTGAGGAGGTCAAAAGTAACGAGATTAGGACTGACGCAGAGAAACTTTAAAAACTTTGACGCACAGAGATTTCAGAATAAGTTAGGAGTTAGGAGTTAGGAGTTAGGAATCATTCAATTTTAGATTAAGTGAACTTTTCCTGAATTCTGACTCCTGAATTCTTTCATCCTTTGCACTACTTTTTACTTGCACTACCACCAGGTAGGCGGCGTTCAAACCAGAGTCCAGCGCTAATTAAAGCAGAACCGCACAAAACAAAGACTAGGGATTTGAAAAGTAAATCGGTATCGTACTCTTGCACGCGACTGATAATTTGCAGTGTTACTAACAGCATCCCGCCCCAAAAGGAACTTCTGTTGTTTAATTTCAATCCTTCTTGAATTAGTCCCCAGGCTAATGTTGCTAGAAGTACATTGAAAATAAAAATGCCAAGTTCATCAATCCGGCTGATAGTTTGATGCCAAAAAGGTACTAGGGTAATAAAGGCAAGAAAGGTAGTAATGACAGCAGTAGTGAAAATCACTTCGCGGCGCGGTGGGTTATTTCTTTGACGCAGTAGAAACAACCATTGCAATACCGCCAAGCCACTAAGAATCCCCAAATCGATAATCGGCAGAGACTCGAATAAGTTTGTCACATTCGTAGGCTGATTATAACTATAATTTGGAGATTCCCAGACCCAACGAAAAGACAAGATATAAAAGACCATGCCAAAGCTTACCAACGCTAAATTACGGGCCAGAGATTGAAACAACCTGTAATTTATGCTTGGAAACAGCAAGTCATCATAACTCCAGAATAATGCAGGTGGGAGTGCAAAAGCAAAAGATGCCACCCAAGGGGCTATATCAGCATAATTCAGCAGTGGTAGAGGATTCAGGTTGGCTTGTAAGGAACTAGCAAAAACAAAGGCTGCTAGACCAAAAATCCAACGCGATCGGCAGAAGTAGGCTAAGGGTACAAACACTAGCCATGCCAATAAAGGCATGTGCTGCACCACTAGGCGCGACCAAGTTAGATCACCTGAAGCGTACCACAAGTCTTCTAATCCTGTCCAATAGCCGATTTCCACGAGGACAATTGACAGAATTCCTAAAGAATTTAAGCACAAACTGAAGGCCAGCACTACAACACCGAACCCCCAGGCGAG contains:
- a CDS encoding DUF2157 domain-containing protein: MLLDSFPQKLRKEAQLWRDEGLISSSLYEQIAERYQFKNLEAAARDRNQAIAIAIGGILLCLGIITFVAGNWQGGSREVKFILMISLFFAIAITGFYNWITPEGKKPQKSKRILGEALLILSAFIFGANLLLMAQMFNIAGSTSQLFLAWGFGVVVLAFSLCLNSLGILSIVLVEIGYWTGLEDLWYASGDLTWSRLVVQHMPLLAWLVFVPLAYFCRSRWIFGLAAFVFASSLQANLNPLPLLNYADIAPWVASFAFALPPALFWSYDDLLFPSINYRLFQSLARNLALVSFGMVFYILSFRWVWESPNYSYNQPTNVTNLFESLPIIDLGILSGLAVLQWLFLLRQRNNPPRREVIFTTAVITTFLAFITLVPFWHQTISRIDELGIFIFNVLLATLAWGLIQEGLKLNNRSSFWGGMLLVTLQIISRVQEYDTDLLFKSLVFVLCGSALISAGLWFERRLPGGSASKK